One Punica granatum isolate Tunisia-2019 chromosome 3, ASM765513v2, whole genome shotgun sequence genomic window carries:
- the LOC116200982 gene encoding 60S ribosomal protein L7-3, which yields MGGEDVKAVIPESVLKKRKRNEEWALAKKQETEAAKKQAREKRKVIFKQAEKFAAEYQEQEKELIRLKREAKLKGGFYVEPEAKLLFIVRIRGINAVDPKTRKILQLLRLRQIFNGVFLKVNKATINMLRRVEPYVTYGYPNLKSVRELIYKRGYGKLNHQRIALTDNSVIEQALGKYGIICMEGLIHEIMTVGPHFKEANNFLWPFKLKAPLGGLKKKRNHYVEGGDAGNRENYINELIRRMN from the exons ATGGGTGGAGAAGATGTTAAGGCAGTGATTCCAGAGTCGGtgttgaagaagaggaagagaaacgAGGAATGGGCGCTGGCTAAGAAGCAAGAGACCGAGGCCGCCAAGAAACAGGCCAGAGAGAAGCGGAAGGTTATTTTCAAGCAAGCGGAGAAATTCGCTGCGGAATACCAGGAGCAG GAAAAGGAGCTTATTCGCTTGAAGCGCGAAGCTAAGTTGAAGGGCGGTTTCTATGTTGAACCCGAAGCTAAGCTTCTGTTTATCGTCCGCATCCGTGG GATCAACGCGGTGGACCCGAAGACAAGGAAGATCCTGCAGCTCCTGCGTCTGAGACAG ATCTTCAATGGTGTCTTCCTTAAGGTGAACAAAGCTACAATTAACATGCTTCGTAGGGTTGAGCCCTATGTTACCTATGG CTATCCCAACTTGAAGAGTGTGAGGGAGCTCATCTACAAGAGGGGATACGGGAAGCTTAACCACCAGAGAATTGCCCTCACTGACAACTCGGTCATTGAGCAG GCTCTGGGGAAGTACGGGATCATCTGCATGGAAGGTCTCATCCATGAAATAATGACCGTTGGGCCTCACTTCAAGGAGGCGAACAACTTCCTATGGCCATTTAAGCTGAAGGCTCCGCTTGGTGGGctcaagaagaagaggaaccACTATGTGGAGGGCGGAGATGCCGGAAACCGTGAGAACTACATCAACGAGCTTATTAGGAGAATGAACTGA
- the LOC116200981 gene encoding 60S ribosomal protein L7-3, producing MGGEDVKAVIPESVLKKRKRNEEWALAKKQETEAAKKQAREKRKVIFKQAEKFAAEYQEQEKELIRLKREAKLKGGFYVEPEAKLLFIVRIRGINAVDPKTRKILQLLRLRQIFNGVFLKVNKATINMLRRVEPYVTYGYPNLKSVRELIYKRGYGKLNHQRIALTDNSVIEQALGKYGIICMEGLIHEIMTVGPHFKEANNFLWPFKLKAPLGGLKKKRNHYVEGGDAGNRENYINELIRRMN from the exons ATGGGTGGAGAAGATGTTAAGGCAGTGATTCCAGAGTCGGtgttgaagaagaggaagagaaacgAGGAATGGGCGCTGGCTAAGAAGCAAGAGACCGAGGCCGCCAAGAAACAGGCCAGAGAGAAGCGGAAGGTTATTTTCAAGCAAGCGGAGAAATTCGCTGCGGAATACCAGGAGCAG GAAAAGGAGCTTATTCGCTTGAAGCGCGAAGCTAAGTTGAAGGGCGGTTTCTATGTTGAACCCGAAGCTAAGCTTCTGTTTATTGTCCGCATCCGTGG GATCAATGCGGTGGACCCGAAGACAAGGAAGATCCTGCAGCTCCTGCGTCTGAGACAG ATCTTCAATGGTGTCTTCCTTAAGGTGAACAAAGCTACAATTAACATGCTTCGTAGGGTTGAGCCCTATGTTACCTATGG CTATCCCAACTTGAAGAGTGTGAGGGAGCTCATCTACAAGAGGGGATACGGGAAGCTTAACCACCAGAGAATTGCCCTCACTGACAACTCGGTCATTGAGCAG GCTCTGGGAAAGTACGGGATCATCTGCATGGAAGGTCTAATCCATGAAATAATGACCGTTGGGCCTCACTTCAAGGAGGCGAACAACTTCCTATGGCCATTTAAGCTGAAGGCTCCGCTTGGTGGGctcaagaagaagaggaaccACTATGTGGAGGGCGGAGATGCCGGAAACCGTGAGAACTACATCAACGAGCTTATTAGGAGGATGAACTGA
- the LOC116199088 gene encoding receptor-like protein 14, translated as MLVRSSPMACANWQALASLETLSISGNELAGSIPRCLFNMTTLHTLDLSYNHFGGAIPPSLFSSLKLLESLSLSGNAFEGSFSFASLANSSRLKAFDLIDNYHRLSLETEDAPYASSCQLVLFRLSNCIPSSTHGFVPSFLMEQHDLEIFELFNCRLEGKLPSWLLENNTNLAFFNLMGNSFSGNFSLNSSLTNSNMQLIDLSSNSLEGELPSYFGNIFPYLGNLNVSGNSMQGRIPSSMCLTGRFLMMLDLSTNRFIGELPEQLIGCETLLYLILANNNLSGQILPRAANMPSLNYLSLSDNQFYGEISTGLLNSPDFMFQQIGIREFTSSRWDIYNIPL; from the exons ATGCTGGTGCGCTCTTCCCCAATG GCTTGTGCGAATTGGCAAGCCTTGGCAAGCCTTGAGACGTTGTCTATCAGTGGGAATGAACTCGCCGGCAGCATTCCACGCTGCCTTTTCAACATGACCACCCTTCATACCCTCGACCTTTCTTATAACCATTTCGGAGGTGCCATTCCACCTTCACTCTTCTCCAGCCTCAAGCTGCttgaatctctctctctttccggCAATGCTTTTGAAGGCTCATTTTCATTTGCTTCACTGGCAAACAGCTCTAGGCTCAAAGCGTTCGATCTCATAGACAATTACCATAGACTGAGTCTCGAAACAGAGGATGCTCCATATGCTTCGTCATGTCAGTTAGTCCTCTTTCGCTTATCAAACTGCATTCCCAGCAGCACGCATGGTTTTGTTCCCAGTTTTCTAATGGAGCAGCATGACCTGGAAATATTTGAACTCTTCAATTGTCGCTTGGAGGGAAAGTTACCAAGTTGGTTACTGGAGAACAATACAAATCTAGCTTTCTTTAATCTGATGGGTAACTCTTTCTCGGGTAACTTCAGCTTGAATTCCAGCCTCACCAATTCTAACATGCAGTTGATCGATCTGTCCTCCAATTCTTTGGAAGGAGAGCTCCCTTCCTACTTTGGCAACATCTTTCCGTATTTAGGGAATCTGAATGTATCCGGAAATTCCATGCAAGGTAGAATCCCTTCTTCAATGTGCCTCACTGGAAGGTTTTTGATGATGTTAGACTTATCGACTAACAGATTCATAGGAGAGCTACCAGAGCAGCTAATTGGCTGTGAAACACTACTATACTTGATTTTGGCAAACAATAATTTGAGTGGCCAGATACTACCAAGAGCAGCAAACATGCCAAGTTTGAATTATCTATCCTTGAGCGACAATCAGTTCTACGGGGAGATTTCAACAGGGTTGCTCAATAGCCCAGACTTCATGTTTCAACAGATTGGCATTCGCGAATTCACAAGTTCCCGATGGGACATTTACAATATCCCGCTATAG
- the LOC116200980 gene encoding metal tolerance protein C4 — MRTPFASLLCRLRHCQSQRPPSSVSVLNDHSSSLLSSCRSLSHVFSPDDSLLDCRSFSTQSFRNFSLINPLKRPLLSGLLPCYVSDRHRQQHQLLSHRDLLTRAKPLKKIEVNDKHSQRAVTTALWCNFLVFSLKFGVWVATSSHVMLAEVVHSVADFANQALLAYGLSSSRRAPDAIHPYGYSKERFVWSLISAVGIFCLGSGATIVHGIQNLGVTQTPENIQYAALVIGGSFIIEGASLLVAIQAVKKGAAAEGMKVRDYVWRGHDPTSVAVMTEDGAAVTGLVIAAASLVAVNTTGNAIYDPIGSIIVGNLLGMVAIFLIQRNRHALIGRAMDEHDMEKVLQFLKNDPVVDSLYDCKSEVIGPGFFRFKAEIDFNGVVVVQNYLRRTGRGEWAKQFREAAKEKDDHALLKVMSNYGEEVVTALGSEVDRLEKEIQELVPGIRHVDIEAHNPTDLTS, encoded by the exons ATGAGAACACCCTTCGCCTCCCTCCTCTGCCGCCTGCGCCATTGCCAGTCCCAAAGACCGCCCTCCTCCGTTTCCGTCCTCAACGATCACTCTTCCTCCCTCCTCAGCAGCTGCCGCAGCCTCTCTCATGTCTTCTCGCCTGATGATTCTTTGTTAGACTGTAGGAGTTTCTCCACGCAGAGTTTTCGGAATTTTTCGTTGATTAATCCTCTCAAGAGGCCCCTTTTATCTGGCCTGCTTCCATGTTATGTTTCTGATCGCCATCGCCAGCAGCATCAGTTATTATCTCATCGGG ATCTTCTCACCCGAGCTAAGCCGCTCAAGAAAATCGAGGTTAATGACAAGCACAG TCAGCGCGCGGTCACAACTGCACTGTGGTGCAACTTTCTCGTCTTTTCGCTTAAGTTCGGTGTTTGGGTTGCGACCTCTAGCCATGTCATGTTGGCTGAAGTTGTCCACTCGGTTGCAGACTTTGCCAATCAG GCGCTTCTTGCTTATGGTCTGAGCAGCTCAAGACGTGCACCAGACGCTATTCATCC GTATGGTTATTCTAAAGAGAGATTTGTTTGGTCTTTGATATCTGCTGTTGGTATCTTTTGTCTTGGATCCGGTGCTACAATTGTTCATGGCATTCAAAACTTAGGGGTTACACAG ACCCCAGAAAATATTCAGTATGCAGCTTTAGTGATTGGTGGTTCATTTATAATTGAAG GTGCTTCCCTTCTCGTTGCCATACAAGCTGTGAAGAAAGGGGCAGCTGCAGAGGGAATGAAAGTAAGAGACTATGTCTGGCGTGGTCATGACCCCACATCGGTTGCTGTCATGACAGAG GATGGAGCAGCGGTGACTGGCCTTGTTATTGCGGCAGCATCGTTGGTTGCTGTAAACACCACAGGGAATGCAATCTATGATCCCATTGGTTCAATTATAGTTGGAAATTTGCTTGGAATG GTGGCTATATTTCTGATCCAGAGAAATCGGCATGCTTTGATAGGGAGAGCAATGGATGAACATGATATGGAAAAGGTTCTTCAGTTTTTGAAAAATGACCCG GTTGTTGATTCTTTGTATGATTGTAAAAGTGAGGTGATTGGACCTGGATTTTTCAGATTCAAGGCAGAGATAG ATTTTAATGGAGTGGTTGTGGTGCAAAACTACCTGCGCAGGACTGGTCGTGGCGAGTGGGCTAAACAG TTCCGTGAAGCTGCAAAAGAGAAGGATGACCATGCCCTGCTGAAAGTCATGTCAAACTATG GAGAGGAAGTGGTGACAGCTCTAGGTAGCGAAGTTGATAGGTTAGAGAAGGAAATTCAGGAGCTTGTTCCTGGTATAAGGCATGTCGATATTGAGGCCCACAATCCGACTGATCTGACTTCATGA